In a single window of the Mucilaginibacter defluvii genome:
- the cobA gene encoding uroporphyrinogen-III C-methyltransferase: protein MKNNQHKRPNLYIVGAGPGDPDLITVKAYNILKEAKVILYDNLANKQLLDIAPASCEKLYVGKQPYGSYTPQETIYELIKQLAFKTGSVVRLKGGDPFIFGRGFEEMQFARENGIEAFYIPGITSMQASGFEDIPLTHRTISEGVWMITGTKKDGTLSADLRLAMQSNATVAIYMGMKQANTIADTYIKEGRGDTPVAIIQHASLPHRQKAVGLIADLPMLIDQHKLTYPAMIIIGKVVTLAEQAAI from the coding sequence ATGAAAAACAACCAACATAAGAGGCCAAACCTGTACATAGTGGGTGCCGGACCCGGCGATCCGGACCTGATTACTGTAAAAGCATACAATATTTTAAAGGAAGCCAAGGTGATATTGTATGATAACCTTGCCAATAAACAGCTATTGGACATAGCTCCCGCAAGTTGCGAGAAGCTTTATGTAGGAAAGCAGCCCTACGGATCGTACACGCCACAGGAAACCATTTATGAATTAATAAAACAACTGGCATTTAAAACGGGCAGCGTAGTACGTTTGAAAGGTGGCGATCCTTTTATTTTCGGAAGGGGTTTCGAGGAAATGCAATTCGCCAGGGAAAATGGCATCGAAGCTTTTTACATACCCGGCATAACAAGTATGCAAGCGTCAGGCTTTGAAGATATACCACTTACTCACCGTACCATAAGCGAGGGTGTTTGGATGATAACCGGCACCAAAAAGGATGGAACCCTATCGGCCGACCTGCGACTGGCAATGCAAAGCAACGCAACTGTAGCCATATATATGGGTATGAAACAGGCAAATACCATTGCTGATACTTATATAAAGGAGGGCCGTGGTGATACACCGGTTGCTATTATACAACACGCTTCACTCCCGCACCGGCAAAAGGCAGTAGGATTAATAGCAGATCTGCCCATGTTGATTGATCAGCATAAACTTACCTATCCGGCTATGATAATAATAGGGAAAGTAGTAACACTTGCCGAGCAGGCGGCCATTTAA
- a CDS encoding DUF7009 family protein, with protein sequence MKIRIKGNSIRYRLTRSEVERFCSRGYIEEVVDFGQRQLIYALQQTPAAGLSTTFDGNKIVIHMSAQMAAEWINTERVGFEDRNPSMYLLVEKDFVCIDNSIEDQSDNYPNPLMQTIEK encoded by the coding sequence ATGAAAATACGCATTAAAGGAAATTCTATACGATACCGCCTTACACGCTCTGAGGTTGAACGCTTTTGCAGCCGCGGATATATTGAAGAGGTAGTAGATTTTGGCCAACGTCAACTTATTTACGCATTACAGCAAACGCCAGCCGCAGGTTTAAGTACAACGTTTGATGGTAATAAGATAGTGATCCATATGTCGGCACAGATGGCAGCGGAATGGATTAATACGGAGCGTGTGGGTTTTGAGGACAGGAATCCATCGATGTACCTACTCGTTGAAAAAGATTTTGTGTGCATTGATAATTCAATAGAAGATCAAAGCGATAATTACCCCAATCCTTTGATGCAAACCATAGAAAAGTGA
- a CDS encoding response regulator: protein MNLLIIDDEPIQHLIYDKMLDIYVPNASSHTMHSYDGANALEFLKRNSENAKALPDMIFLDINMASLSGFDFLERFKKLSQKLIKHIEIYVISSSIDPDDINRSKAYTFVKDYIIKPVTQIAIKNIFSNNGQFPNNMALLKHYGQ from the coding sequence ATGAACTTACTTATTATTGACGACGAACCTATCCAGCATCTTATTTACGATAAGATGCTGGATATTTATGTGCCGAATGCATCATCGCATACCATGCACAGCTACGACGGCGCCAACGCGCTTGAGTTTTTAAAACGAAATAGCGAAAACGCTAAAGCGCTGCCTGATATGATCTTTCTGGACATCAACATGGCATCGTTAAGCGGCTTTGATTTTTTAGAGCGATTTAAAAAACTGAGCCAAAAGCTGATCAAACATATTGAGATTTATGTAATCTCTTCATCAATTGATCCGGATGATATCAACCGCTCAAAAGCCTATACTTTTGTTAAGGATTATATTATAAAACCGGTGACGCAAATCGCTATCAAAAACATCTTTAGCAACAATGGCCAGTTCCCTAATAACATGGCTTTGCTGAAACACTACGGGCAATAG
- the gmd gene encoding GDP-mannose 4,6-dehydratase — translation MKKKALITGITGQDGAYLAELLLSKNYEVHGIKRRSSLFNTERIDHLYQDPHDENRNFIMHYGDLSDSTNLIRIIQQVQPDEIYNLGAMSHVKVSFDTPEYTANADGIGTLRLLEAIRILGLNKKTRIYQASTSELYGLVQAVPQSETTPFYPRSPYAVAKLYAYWITVNYREAYDMFACNGILFNHESPLRGETFVTRKITRGVAKIALGLQNKLYLGNLDARRDWGHAKDYVEAMWRILQQDKPEDFVIATGITTTVRDFIKMAFAELGIEIVFKGEGVNERGYVVACNNIDYLVEVGKEVVAVDPAYFRPTEVELLIGDPTKAKEKLGWKIEYTLDMLVSDMVQSDVTLFKKERILKELGYEIKNQFE, via the coding sequence ATGAAAAAAAAGGCCCTTATCACGGGTATCACCGGGCAAGACGGTGCATACCTTGCTGAATTATTATTGTCAAAAAACTATGAAGTTCATGGTATAAAAAGACGTAGCTCTTTGTTTAATACCGAGCGTATTGACCATTTGTATCAAGATCCGCATGATGAAAACCGTAACTTTATTATGCACTACGGTGATCTGAGCGATTCTACCAACCTGATCCGCATTATTCAGCAAGTTCAGCCCGATGAAATTTACAACCTGGGTGCCATGAGCCATGTTAAAGTGAGCTTTGACACGCCGGAGTATACTGCTAATGCCGACGGCATAGGTACATTGCGTTTGCTGGAAGCCATTCGCATACTTGGCCTGAATAAAAAAACCAGGATTTACCAGGCCTCTACATCTGAACTTTACGGTTTGGTGCAGGCCGTTCCCCAATCAGAAACTACACCTTTTTACCCGCGTTCGCCTTACGCGGTAGCTAAACTGTACGCCTACTGGATAACGGTAAACTATCGCGAAGCTTATGACATGTTTGCTTGCAACGGCATTTTGTTTAACCATGAAAGCCCGCTGCGCGGCGAAACATTTGTTACCCGGAAAATTACCCGCGGTGTTGCTAAAATAGCTTTAGGTCTTCAAAACAAATTATACCTGGGTAATCTTGACGCCCGCCGCGACTGGGGCCATGCTAAAGATTATGTTGAGGCTATGTGGCGCATACTTCAGCAGGATAAGCCAGAAGACTTTGTAATTGCAACCGGCATAACTACAACCGTGCGCGATTTTATTAAAATGGCCTTTGCGGAGCTGGGAATCGAGATAGTGTTTAAGGGCGAAGGTGTCAACGAGCGCGGTTACGTTGTTGCCTGCAATAATATTGATTACCTGGTTGAGGTAGGCAAAGAAGTAGTAGCGGTTGATCCGGCGTATTTTCGCCCGACAGAGGTTGAACTGTTGATAGGCGATCCTACCAAAGCAAAAGAAAAATTAGGCTGGAAGATTGAATATACCCTTGATATGCTGGTGAGCGACATGGTGCAATCAGATGTAACGCTTTTCAAAAAAGAACGGATACTTAAGGAACTTGGCTACGAGATCAAAAACCAATTTGAATAA
- a CDS encoding WcaI family glycosyltransferase translates to MAKDVPEREQSNLNAPLKSILLIGINFSPELTGIGKYTGEMVDWLVENNFQCNVVTSFPYYPYWQIQKPYKNNFHTRETLKNGRLNIYRCPMYVPAQPSGMKRLIHEFTFFCSALLMVIYLLFKPKKDYIFCVAPPFHIGFLGLIYRFFKGGKILYHIQDLQIEAARELQMLKSDKAFKVLFGMERQILQRVDFVSTISSGMLKKVSKKADKEVLFFPNWVDTNAYCPLYDSAELKKLWGFHEDDKIVLYSGSIGEKQGLDSILSVARHLQSSSFIKFVICGTGPYKEKLMLSAKEQRLSNVHFLPLQEPHLFNNFLNMADVHLVLQKKNASDLVMPSKLTTILAVGGLALITAEPGTNLFEIINDNRMGVVIPSENLQSLEEAILRCCTIDNTAEKMNGRSYAETHLDKNNILTKVMRLIGNHNFKPAQVTERHIEYLELENNI, encoded by the coding sequence ATGGCTAAAGATGTACCTGAGCGTGAACAGAGCAATTTAAACGCTCCGTTAAAAAGTATTTTGCTAATCGGCATTAACTTTTCGCCTGAACTTACCGGGATAGGTAAGTATACCGGCGAAATGGTTGACTGGCTGGTTGAAAATAATTTTCAGTGTAATGTGGTCACGAGTTTTCCGTATTATCCTTACTGGCAAATACAAAAACCTTATAAAAACAATTTCCACACCCGCGAAACACTGAAGAACGGCCGGCTTAACATTTACCGTTGCCCTATGTATGTGCCTGCGCAGCCAAGCGGCATGAAAAGGCTGATCCATGAGTTCACCTTTTTCTGCTCGGCGTTGCTTATGGTAATATATTTGCTGTTTAAGCCAAAAAAGGATTATATTTTTTGCGTGGCACCACCATTTCACATCGGTTTCCTGGGCTTGATTTACCGCTTTTTTAAAGGTGGAAAAATTCTATACCATATTCAGGATTTGCAAATTGAAGCGGCACGTGAGCTGCAGATGCTGAAATCTGACAAAGCCTTTAAAGTACTATTTGGTATGGAAAGGCAGATATTGCAGAGGGTTGATTTTGTAAGCACCATATCAAGCGGTATGCTTAAAAAAGTATCAAAAAAGGCAGATAAAGAGGTTTTGTTTTTTCCGAACTGGGTTGATACCAATGCCTATTGTCCGTTGTATGATAGCGCTGAACTGAAAAAACTGTGGGGTTTTCATGAGGATGATAAAATAGTGCTTTATTCAGGCAGCATTGGCGAAAAACAGGGTTTGGATAGTATTTTAAGTGTTGCAAGACATCTTCAATCATCAAGCTTTATCAAGTTTGTGATTTGTGGTACCGGCCCTTATAAGGAGAAACTGATGCTAAGCGCCAAAGAGCAAAGGCTTAGCAATGTGCACTTTTTACCATTACAGGAACCGCATCTGTTTAACAACTTTTTAAATATGGCTGATGTGCATCTGGTATTGCAGAAAAAGAATGCAAGCGATCTGGTTATGCCATCAAAACTTACGACCATATTAGCTGTTGGCGGCCTTGCTTTGATTACCGCTGAGCCGGGTACTAACCTGTTCGAGATCATCAATGATAACAGAATGGGCGTGGTGATCCCATCAGAAAACCTGCAATCCTTAGAGGAAGCCATTTTGCGCTGTTGTACCATTGATAACACTGCCGAGAAGATGAACGGCCGCAGCTATGCGGAAACGCACCTGGATAAAAACAATATCCTGACGAAAGTAATGCGGTTAATTGGTAATCATAATTTTAAACCGGCTCAAGTAACCGAAAGGCATATTGAATATTTGGAGCTGGAGAATAATATTTAA
- a CDS encoding glycosyltransferase family 2 protein, with product MISVIILTKNEEADLPICLQSLQWTDDVHVLDSLSTDRTVEIAYQYGASVATNAFESFGKQRNFALQNISLKYNWILFLDADEVATPEFAAAVLKTTAEADENIAGYYCCWKMMLEGRWLKRCDNFPKWQLRLLRKGRVTYTDFGHGQKEDQVLGKAEYLREPYLHYGFSKGWSHWIERHNRYSTLEAEARLKHRPPFKNIFSKHGSTRNPALKSWLSRVPGWPLLRFIHAYIFALGFTEGIQGLTYCINISYYEYMIIIKMREIMTNNKVKTQNVDAPAHNDTEAAALVLQASE from the coding sequence ATGATTTCCGTAATTATACTTACCAAAAATGAAGAAGCTGATCTGCCCATCTGCTTACAATCATTGCAATGGACAGACGATGTGCACGTGCTCGACTCGTTGAGTACGGATCGTACAGTTGAAATCGCTTATCAATATGGCGCTTCTGTAGCAACCAACGCATTTGAAAGCTTTGGCAAGCAACGCAATTTTGCCCTGCAAAATATCAGCTTAAAATATAACTGGATCCTGTTTCTGGATGCGGACGAAGTGGCAACTCCGGAATTTGCAGCAGCTGTCTTAAAAACAACTGCCGAAGCTGATGAAAATATAGCAGGTTATTATTGCTGCTGGAAAATGATGTTGGAAGGGCGCTGGCTAAAGCGTTGCGATAACTTTCCGAAGTGGCAGTTACGCTTGTTACGTAAGGGTAGAGTTACATATACCGATTTTGGCCACGGGCAAAAGGAAGATCAGGTATTAGGAAAGGCTGAGTATCTGAGAGAACCGTACCTGCACTATGGTTTTTCAAAAGGCTGGTCGCATTGGATAGAACGGCATAATCGCTACTCAACGCTCGAGGCTGAAGCCAGGTTAAAACATCGCCCACCGTTTAAAAACATTTTCAGTAAGCATGGCAGTACGCGTAATCCGGCCTTAAAATCGTGGTTGAGCCGTGTGCCAGGCTGGCCGTTGTTGCGGTTTATACATGCATATATTTTTGCACTCGGTTTTACCGAAGGAATACAAGGGCTTACCTATTGCATCAATATATCTTACTATGAATACATGATCATTATTAAAATGAGAGAGATCATGACAAATAACAAGGTGAAAACGCAAAACGTTGACGCACCTGCTCATAACGATACCGAAGCTGCAGCACTGGTGTTGCAGGCATCCGAATAA
- a CDS encoding GMC oxidoreductase, with translation MLLTDDAEAYDLCVIGSGPAGIILALDYARLNPHKKVLLVEYGIKQQVKENQLDSSIQINNPVNHHQPYECTNKGLGGTSATWGGRCVMYDEVDFEDRPILNGNCTWDKNILTDIKDHLPKAAEYFECGKPDFDVAALTNVTPRPIAEGFKQGIVTDTMLERYSMPTRFGDRYATEIAAQQNITLIEGFEARDFEQPNAKSKVSFLTLQHVATQKQVIVTADKFVLAAGAQESTRILLRNPQLFKNVGCVPAALGKYYQGHLSGKIASVQFYGDPKKTDYGFIKDSDGVYTRRRFQFNNKFLKDNNLLNTALWLDNPLYFDPKHRSGAMSFMYLAMITPVLGKKLAPPAIAHSITKGRINNIPAHLGNIARGAPRSFTKPAAIFYKRYISKRKLPGVFLYSPKNTYALHFHAEQIPFEENRMRLAPDGERLIVDYKLTDADVASVIKLHEVLDNWLRTIHCGELKYWFDKDELPQAIKNMSKDGLHQCGTTRISNSAEKGVVDTNLKVWGTSNIYVCSSSVFPTSGQANPTFMLGAFAVRLSRYLSYTEKKSKKTFKTQFQGVKSIDLN, from the coding sequence ATGTTACTAACTGATGATGCTGAAGCTTATGACCTTTGTGTTATAGGCAGCGGCCCGGCCGGAATTATTCTGGCATTAGATTATGCGCGGCTCAATCCGCACAAAAAAGTTTTATTGGTTGAGTACGGAATTAAGCAACAAGTAAAAGAAAATCAACTTGATAGCAGCATTCAGATAAACAATCCAGTTAATCATCATCAGCCTTATGAGTGTACTAACAAGGGCTTGGGTGGTACATCTGCTACCTGGGGCGGGCGCTGCGTGATGTATGACGAGGTAGATTTTGAAGACAGGCCAATACTTAACGGTAATTGCACCTGGGATAAAAATATATTGACTGACATAAAGGATCATCTACCAAAAGCTGCCGAATATTTTGAATGCGGAAAGCCTGATTTTGATGTTGCGGCTTTAACAAACGTAACACCAAGACCGATAGCCGAGGGCTTTAAACAAGGTATTGTAACTGATACCATGCTTGAACGATATAGTATGCCTACACGTTTTGGCGACAGATATGCAACAGAAATAGCCGCTCAACAAAACATCACTTTGATTGAAGGTTTTGAAGCGCGAGATTTTGAACAGCCTAACGCGAAAAGCAAGGTGTCATTTTTAACGCTGCAACATGTTGCTACGCAAAAACAAGTAATAGTAACAGCCGATAAATTTGTTTTAGCCGCAGGTGCACAGGAGAGTACCCGCATATTACTCCGCAATCCACAGTTATTTAAAAACGTTGGCTGCGTGCCTGCTGCTTTAGGCAAATATTACCAGGGGCATTTATCTGGTAAAATAGCATCAGTGCAATTTTATGGTGATCCTAAAAAAACAGATTACGGCTTTATAAAAGATAGTGATGGCGTTTACACACGCAGACGTTTTCAGTTCAATAATAAGTTTTTAAAGGACAATAATTTACTTAATACCGCATTGTGGCTTGATAATCCATTGTATTTTGACCCTAAGCATCGCAGCGGTGCCATGTCCTTCATGTATCTGGCTATGATAACGCCGGTATTAGGCAAAAAACTGGCGCCTCCGGCTATAGCGCATTCTATTACTAAAGGCAGGATAAACAATATACCGGCACATTTAGGTAACATAGCCAGGGGAGCGCCCCGGTCGTTTACAAAACCGGCCGCTATTTTTTATAAAAGATACATCAGCAAACGCAAATTACCGGGCGTATTCCTTTATAGTCCTAAAAATACATACGCCTTACATTTTCACGCGGAGCAAATTCCTTTTGAAGAGAACCGGATGAGGCTGGCACCCGATGGGGAAAGGCTGATCGTCGACTATAAATTAACTGATGCCGACGTTGCCTCAGTAATTAAACTGCATGAAGTACTCGATAATTGGCTGCGCACCATCCATTGCGGCGAACTTAAATACTGGTTTGATAAGGATGAACTTCCTCAGGCAATCAAGAACATGTCAAAAGATGGATTGCACCAATGTGGCACTACACGCATATCTAATTCGGCCGAAAAAGGCGTTGTTGATACCAATCTGAAAGTTTGGGGTACAAGTAACATTTACGTTTGCAGTAGTTCCGTGTTTCCTACATCAGGGCAGGCGAATCCAACCTTCATGCTTGGTGCTTTTGCTGTAAGGTTGTCGAGGTATTTAAGCTATACCGAAAAGAAAAGCAAAAAAACATTTAAAACACAATTTCAAGGTGTTAAATCTATCGATTTAAACTGA
- a CDS encoding putative colanic acid biosynthesis acetyltransferase — MLSYHSADSSDGYLRPVFSFSNKLRRFCWNITWLLLCRWTPNPMHRWRVFIVRIFGGKIGDKNVIYPDCKIWAPWLLETEEIVTIGPGVEIYNPGGVYLSHHVILSQYSFLCGATHDYNTADFTYIMKKIVLEPYVWICSKAVVLPGVYCKQGSVLGASSVTSSNLEAWTVYGGHPAKELKKRTDFVNHK, encoded by the coding sequence ATGCTTTCATATCATAGCGCCGATAGTTCTGACGGGTATTTGAGGCCGGTATTCTCGTTTTCAAATAAGTTACGACGCTTTTGCTGGAATATAACCTGGCTGTTACTTTGCCGTTGGACGCCCAACCCCATGCATCGCTGGCGCGTGTTTATCGTTCGCATATTCGGCGGAAAAATAGGCGACAAAAATGTGATTTATCCGGATTGTAAAATTTGGGCACCATGGCTTCTTGAAACGGAAGAAATAGTGACTATCGGTCCTGGCGTTGAGATTTATAACCCCGGCGGCGTTTACTTGTCTCACCACGTAATATTGTCGCAATACTCGTTTTTATGCGGCGCTACGCACGATTATAACACGGCCGACTTCACGTATATCATGAAAAAGATAGTGCTGGAGCCGTATGTATGGATCTGTTCAAAAGCGGTAGTATTACCCGGGGTTTACTGTAAACAGGGTAGTGTTTTGGGTGCTTCTTCAGTAACCTCGTCAAACCTCGAAGCCTGGACAGTGTACGGCGGTCATCCGGCAAAAGAACTGAAAAAGCGTACCGACTTTGTTAATCATAAATAA
- a CDS encoding glycosyltransferase, whose amino-acid sequence MKILHVISSMNPETGGVCEAVRLLAEGLTETGFYNEIVSVDDKIYHPGSAVKQHALGPKKGPWYYSKQLLPWLLQNLTRFDMVIVHGLWLYHGYAVNKAIKQLDRNAEGILPRFMVMPHGMLDPYFQRAKGRRLKALRNVAYWALIEKNVINNADELLFTCETELLLAREPFKPYYPKRETVVGLGVQPPPAYTQAMTDAFLKKAPDLQQRSYWLFLSRINEKKGCDLMLQAYKSLAERVAATGDTSRFPQLVIAGPGVETAYGEQLENMVKQSAVLNDRVHFPGMLSGDAKWGAFYGCEAFVLPSHQENFGIAVVEALACSKPVLISDQVNIWREINKAAAAIVGPDTVDGTFNTLKKWYNLSAENKQHMSNAAIECFEQAFSTKANIERFSEVLLNNHSLSINKNKLIDQYAFIS is encoded by the coding sequence ATGAAAATACTTCACGTTATCAGTAGCATGAACCCTGAAACAGGCGGTGTTTGCGAGGCTGTGCGCTTATTGGCCGAGGGATTAACCGAGACTGGCTTTTATAATGAGATAGTTAGTGTTGACGATAAAATATACCATCCCGGCAGTGCCGTTAAGCAACACGCGCTTGGGCCTAAAAAAGGTCCGTGGTATTATAGCAAGCAGTTATTACCATGGTTACTGCAGAACTTAACCCGCTTTGATATGGTGATAGTTCACGGTTTGTGGTTGTACCATGGTTACGCAGTTAATAAAGCGATTAAACAGTTAGATAGAAATGCTGAAGGCATACTGCCACGCTTTATGGTTATGCCACATGGTATGCTCGATCCTTATTTTCAGCGGGCTAAAGGTCGTCGTCTTAAGGCGCTTCGTAATGTAGCTTATTGGGCATTGATTGAGAAAAACGTAATTAATAATGCAGACGAGCTGCTATTTACCTGCGAAACGGAGCTGTTGCTCGCGCGAGAGCCTTTTAAACCATATTATCCTAAAAGAGAAACTGTAGTAGGGCTGGGGGTGCAACCGCCGCCGGCCTATACACAGGCAATGACGGATGCTTTCCTAAAAAAAGCACCTGATTTGCAACAGAGATCTTACTGGCTGTTTTTGAGCCGTATTAATGAAAAAAAAGGTTGCGACTTAATGCTGCAAGCATATAAAAGCTTAGCAGAGCGGGTAGCCGCAACGGGAGATACATCGCGCTTTCCACAATTAGTGATAGCAGGCCCCGGCGTAGAAACGGCCTATGGCGAGCAGTTGGAAAATATGGTAAAGCAATCAGCTGTTTTGAATGACCGTGTGCATTTTCCGGGTATGTTGAGTGGCGATGCCAAGTGGGGCGCTTTTTATGGCTGCGAAGCATTTGTATTGCCAAGCCACCAGGAAAATTTCGGCATTGCTGTGGTTGAAGCATTGGCTTGCAGCAAACCTGTGCTGATATCTGATCAGGTAAATATCTGGCGTGAAATCAACAAGGCCGCTGCAGCTATCGTAGGCCCTGACACTGTGGACGGAACATTTAACACGCTGAAAAAATGGTATAATCTATCAGCTGAAAATAAGCAACACATGAGCAATGCCGCTATAGAGTGCTTTGAGCAGGCCTTCTCAACAAAAGCGAACATCGAACGCTTCAGCGAAGTGTTGCTAAATAACCATTCATTAAGTATAAACAAAAACAAACTGATTGATCAGTATGCTTTCATATCATAG
- a CDS encoding glycosyltransferase family 9 protein yields MAESAKKVLIYRLGSLGDTIMALPCFHKIKESFADADITLLTNKPVMAKAAAAEAVLGSGYFFDRIINYPVSTRSPRILFALIMQIRQLNIDTVVNINPARSKMSLLRDYWFFKAAGIRNLIGFDAQNEDFEVCVDEATGINEWEAKRLARRIKSLGALPLDDDRYWDLKLNHQELQTADAMTAALPDDMPILAISLGTKNPANEWGIENWQLLLQQLSGRLNGWALMVIGAADEVEIGEKCLKAWSGTGINFCGKSSPRVSAALLQKATVFIGHDSGPMHLAACVGTPAIGIYSARNMPGQWFPRGSNNRIIYRLPECAGCGLEVCIDQQKKCILSITVHEVKQALFDILSVINEGKQQQKLIAQY; encoded by the coding sequence GTGGCAGAGTCAGCTAAAAAAGTACTTATATACAGGCTCGGCAGCCTGGGCGATACCATTATGGCATTGCCATGCTTTCATAAAATAAAAGAAAGTTTTGCCGATGCTGATATCACCCTGTTAACTAATAAACCGGTAATGGCAAAAGCCGCCGCGGCTGAAGCTGTTTTGGGTAGCGGTTATTTTTTCGATCGCATTATCAATTATCCGGTGAGCACCCGCAGTCCACGCATATTGTTTGCGTTGATTATGCAGATACGCCAGTTAAATATTGATACGGTGGTAAATATTAATCCTGCCCGGTCAAAAATGTCGTTACTACGTGATTATTGGTTTTTTAAGGCCGCGGGAATTAGGAATTTGATAGGCTTTGATGCACAAAACGAAGATTTTGAAGTTTGCGTTGATGAGGCTACCGGTATAAACGAGTGGGAAGCTAAACGTTTGGCACGTCGCATTAAGTCATTGGGGGCATTGCCGCTTGATGATGATCGGTACTGGGATTTGAAACTAAATCATCAGGAATTGCAAACTGCGGATGCCATGACCGCTGCATTGCCAGATGACATGCCGATTTTAGCCATATCATTAGGCACTAAAAATCCTGCAAACGAGTGGGGAATTGAAAACTGGCAGTTGCTGTTGCAGCAGTTATCCGGTAGGTTAAATGGTTGGGCACTGATGGTTATTGGCGCGGCTGACGAAGTTGAAATAGGCGAAAAGTGCCTTAAAGCCTGGTCCGGAACTGGAATAAATTTTTGCGGAAAATCATCACCCCGTGTATCAGCAGCTTTACTACAAAAAGCCACGGTTTTCATCGGGCACGATAGCGGGCCTATGCATCTGGCTGCATGCGTAGGTACGCCGGCTATAGGTATTTACTCGGCACGCAACATGCCGGGGCAATGGTTTCCCCGCGGCAGCAATAATCGTATCATTTACCGTTTGCCGGAGTGTGCGGGTTGTGGCCTGGAAGTATGTATTGATCAACAAAAAAAGTGCATCCTATCTATTACCGTTCACGAGGTAAAGCAGGCGCTGTTTGATATCCTTTCTGTAATAAATGAGGGCAAACAACAACAAAAGCTTATAGCGCAATATTAG
- a CDS encoding bifunctional ADP-heptose synthase — protein sequence MNLTYLLKNLNTVKVMVIGDMMLDHYVWGNVTRISPEAPVPVVHVADDSYTAGGAANVALNLTNLGVETHIIGHCVKDDAGERLLKILADKNVNYISPEVLFQSPTIVKTRVVIQSQQLCRIDREGQREFYAIDSSPDFEKMLGTAMSEVDAVIVSDYAKGVITQSLLDSVLKIANSMPNLLVAVDPKPARRLSFSGVGLLTPNRNEALELAELPAPAIGEKYPLDEVCRRIHEIYNPETLIVTLGADGMAISEKGEVIEHLPTVARQIFDVSGAGDTVIATLTAAMAAGASAAEAARLANAAAGCVVAHLGTAPVLADELEDWLLKADLTYHTI from the coding sequence ATGAACCTGACTTATTTGCTTAAAAACCTGAATACCGTAAAAGTCATGGTAATCGGGGATATGATGCTCGACCATTACGTTTGGGGCAACGTTACCCGTATATCGCCGGAAGCGCCGGTACCGGTTGTGCACGTAGCTGATGACAGCTACACGGCAGGCGGCGCGGCCAATGTAGCTTTAAACCTGACTAACCTGGGTGTAGAAACTCATATTATTGGCCATTGCGTAAAGGATGACGCAGGTGAGCGTCTGCTTAAAATTCTGGCAGATAAAAATGTAAATTACATATCACCTGAGGTACTGTTTCAATCGCCAACTATTGTAAAAACCCGCGTGGTAATACAATCGCAACAGCTTTGTCGTATTGATAGGGAAGGCCAACGTGAATTTTACGCCATTGATTCATCACCTGATTTTGAGAAAATGCTTGGCACGGCCATGAGCGAGGTTGATGCCGTTATCGTGTCAGACTATGCGAAAGGTGTTATAACGCAGTCTTTGCTGGATTCAGTTTTAAAGATTGCTAACAGCATGCCCAACCTATTGGTAGCGGTTGATCCGAAACCGGCGCGCAGGCTATCGTTCAGCGGTGTTGGCTTACTAACTCCAAATAGAAACGAAGCACTTGAATTGGCAGAGTTACCGGCACCGGCCATTGGCGAAAAATATCCGCTTGACGAAGTTTGCCGTCGCATACATGAGATTTATAACCCCGAAACTTTAATAGTTACCCTTGGCGCCGATGGTATGGCCATAAGCGAAAAGGGCGAAGTTATTGAACATTTACCAACCGTAGCCAGGCAAATATTTGATGTATCGGGCGCGGGCGACACCGTGATCGCTACTCTTACAGCGGCAATGGCCGCCGGCGCAAGCGCTGCCGAAGCCGCACGTTTAGCCAATGCTGCGGCGGGTTGCGTAGTAGCTCACTTAGGGACAGCACCTGTATTAGCCGACGAGCTTGAAGACTGGCTGCTGAAAGCGGATTTAACCTATCATACTATATAA